The Miscanthus floridulus cultivar M001 chromosome 17, ASM1932011v1, whole genome shotgun sequence genome has a window encoding:
- the LOC136517338 gene encoding uncharacterized protein, with protein MRGSEMLTAAGGAGTAPSTDTSGAAAAADLVAGAGGSGAIGGGGGGNLPLAVALLAFAFANFVNLLSIWLKEKRWDARKFLTSAGVMSSLSATVGSLAVAVGQQEGADSSAFALALVFAAVVMYDASGIRWHTGRQAALLNQIVCDFPPEHPIISTFRPLREPLGHSPLQVFAGALVGCAVAYFIGKSV; from the exons ATGAGGGGCAGCGAGATGTTGACCGCCGCGGGGGGCGCCGGCACGGCCCCGTCCACGGACACCTCgggggcggccgcggcggcggaccTGGTTGCCGGAGCGGGGGGCTCGGGCGCTATCGGCGGGGGCGGCGGAGGCAACTTGCCCCTAGCCGTCGCCCTCCTTGCCTTCGCCTTCGCCAACTTCGTCAACCTCCTCTCCATCTG GTTAAAAGAGAAGAGGTGGGATGCAAGGAAATTTCTTACTTCAGCTGGAGTCATGTCATCTCTTTCTGCAACTGTGGGGAGCTTGGCCGTCGCTGTGGGTCAACAAGAAGGCGCAGATAGCTCTGCATTTGCCCTCGCATTGGTTTTTGCTGCTGTT GTAATGTATGATGCATCAGGAATTCGATGGCACACAGGTCGCCAAGCTGCG TTGTTGAATCAAATAGTCTGTGATTTCCCACCAGAACATCCAATCATTTCAACCTTTAGGCCACTACGGGAACCTCTTGGACACAGTCCACTTCAG GTTTTTGCAGGAGCACTTGTTGGCTGTGCAGTCGCTTATTTCATTGGGAAATCTGTATAA